The genomic DNA GCTGCACTCGATCCAGATCGTGCGCGCCGACGGCGGCGTGGTCGAGGTGAACGAGGACGATGATCCCGAGGCCTGGCGGGCCGCGCGGGTCGGGCTCGGCGCGCTCGGGGTGGTCACCGCGGTGACCCTGCGCATGGTGCCCTCGTTCGTCCTCGAGGGCGTCGAACGCCCGGAACCCGTCGAGGACCTGCTCGCCGATCTGGACCTCCACGTGAACGGCAACGAGCACTTCGAGTTCTACATGTTCGGGCACAGCCCGCTGGCGATGACCAAGCGCAACAACCGAGTCGACCTGCCCGAGCAGCCGCGCGGCGCGCTGGCCGACTGGTTCGGCGACATCCTGCTCAACAACCACGCCTTCGACCTGCTGTGCAAGCTGGGACGCAGCAGGCCACGCGCGATCCCCTACATCCACAAGGCCGCCGCCTACGCGGGCAGCTACCGGCGTCAGATCGACCGCTCCTACCGGGTGTTCGCCTCCCCCCGGCTGGTCCGCTTCACCGAGATGGAATACGCGCTGCCGCGCGAACATTCCGCCGAGGCGATCCGGGCGATCAAGGATGTCGCGAGCCGATTCGACACGCCGATGCCGATCGAGGTCCGCTGGGTCGCCCCCGACGACGCGCTGCTCTCCCCGGCTGGCGGCCGCGAGACCTGCTACATCGCCGTGCACCAGTACCAGGGGATGGAGTGGGAGCCGTTCTTCCGCGCCTGCGAGTCGGTGTTCGACTCGTTCCATGGTCGCCCGCACTGGGGCAAGCGCCACTTCCAGACCGCGGACACGCTGCGCGAGCGTTACCCGCACTGGGAGCGGTTCCGGCGGGTGCGCGAGCGTTTCGACCCACAGGGATTGTTCGCCAACGACTACCTGAACCGGGTGCTGGGCCCCGTCGGCTGAGTCCGCCGACCGGTGGCGTTCACGCGCTGAGGATGTCGTTCACCAGTCGCGGCAGGGCGATACCGATGGGCTCGCGGAAGATCTCCGTGGCCAGATGGTCGTAGGGGGTCTGCTCGGCGTTGACGATGATCAGCGCGGCACCCGCCTCCACGGCCAGCGAACACATGGAGGCGGCCGGCTCGACCTGCAGCGAGCTGCCGACGGCGAGGAAGATGTCGCTGGTCTGCGCCGTCAGAACCGCCTTGGTCACGGTGCGCCGATCGAGCTGCTGACCGAACATGACGGTGGCCGCCTTCAGGATGCCACCACAGCGCGGGCAGGGCGGATCGGGTTCGCCCGCGGCCACCCGCGCGAGGGTGTTCTCCATGCTGTCCTCGTAGGGGCAGCCGACACAGACCACCTCGAACATGTTGCCGTGGATCTCGACGACGCGGTCGGGCGCGGAGCCGGCGCGCTGATGCAGGCGATCGATGTTCTGGGTGATGATCGTGACCGCCCGCCCGGCCCGCTCCAGCTCGACGAGCGCACGGTGGGCGGCATTGGGCCGCGCCTGCCATGCCGGATTGTCGCGGCGAGCTTCCCATGAGCGGACCCGCAGGTCGGGGTCGGACAGGTAGGCGTCATAGGTGGACAGCAGTTCCGCGATCGGGTTCTTCGTCCACACCCCGCTCGGGCCGCGGAAGTCGGGGATGCCGGAGTCGGTGGAGATACCCGCGCCGGTGAGCACGCCGATGCGGCCCGGACGCGCACGCCATGGGGTCGTCATGCGGTCGAGCCTAGGTGTTTGCCGAAGATGGTGCATCGAGTAACGATGTGGCTAGGCGGAAGAATGAGAGATTGCTATCCTAATTATCTCATTGTTCTGATCTGGGTCGATCAAAGGAGATCGTGATGACCGCGTCCGCCGCAGTCGAGAAGAGCACCGCGCCGAAGCTGCCGCCCCGGCGACCGTTCCACCCCGGCACACGCATGTGGGACGAAACCGGCCTGATCACCTTCTCCCTGACCGCAGGCTCGGCCTTCCTGCTGCAGACCATGGAGCCGACCATCTCGGCCGTCGTCGACGAGCACTCGACCTTCCGCACCGACCCGATGGGCCGCGCCCTGCGCAGCCTGTCCTCGGTCATGATGTGGGTCTACGCCGGCGAGGGCGGCATCGACGAGGCCGACCGGCTACGCAGCATGCACGCCTCGCTCAACACTGTCGATGCCTCCGGCTTCAAGCACCAGGCGCTGAACTCCTTCTCCTGGGCCTGGGTGCTGCACACCGGCACCTACGCGTTCACCAAGAACGCCAAGTACTTCAGCCGTAAGCCGATGACCGACGCCGAGAAGCAGGAGTACTACGAGGAGGGGCTGCAGCTGATGCGCAACTTCTCGGTGGCGCCCAAGGAGATCCCCGCCGACTACGCCGCCTTCGAGAAGTTCTTCGACGACGTGGTCGAGAACCACCTCCAGGCCACCGACACCGCGCGCGACTACCTGCGCACCATCCGTTCCGTCGCCGCGCCCAAGCAGCTGCCGAAGTTCCTGCATCCGGTGTGGAAGGCCGCTGCCGCCCCCGTCGGCCGGATGCAGTACTTCTGCACCGTCGGCACCACCCCCGAGGTCGCCCGTCGCAAGCTCGGGCTAAAGTGGACCGCCGCCGACGAGCGCAAGCTCGTCGTGCTGGGCTGGTTCCTGGCGCGCCTGGTCCCGCTGCTGCCGGAGCGCGTGCGCTACTTCCCGATCGCGTACGAGGCGCGCAAGGTCGAACGCGACAAGGCCCGGCTGCGCAAGGTCATCCAGACCCGCCCCATCTGATCGTCGGCTTCGGCACTTCGGCTTCGGCGAAGCCGGCGCACGACCGCCGCGACAACGACGTCGCGGCGGTCTTCGCCTGTCCAGGGCCTACCTCCGGGGATACGCCGAAATGCGGGCGCGTTCACGCGTATCCCGTACGCTACGACAGCGTTTCGGCTCCCGGGCACACCACGGGAGTCCGGGCACACCGCTGGATCGCTCCACCTCGAAAGGCGTACCGATGGCTCACAAACCCAGTGTGCTGTTCGTCTGTGTACACAACGCGGCCCGATCGCAGATGGCCGCCGGGTTTCTGGACGCACTCGCCGGTGACCGTCTGGAGGCGCGTTCGGCGGGCGTCGACCCGGCCGACGCCCTCGACCCGACCGTCGTCGCCGTCATGGCCGAGGTCGGCATCGATCTGTCCGACCACACCCCGCGCAGGCTCACCGACGAGGCCGTCGGCATCTCCGATGTGGTCGTCACCATCGGCTGCGGCGACGCCTGCCCGTACTTCCCCGGCATCAGCTACCGCGACTGGATGCTGCCCGATCCGCAGGGCGAATCCATCGAGGTGGTCCGCGGCATCCGCGACCGCATCCGCATCCTCGGCGAGAATCTGATCGGCGAACTACTCCCCTCGAACGCCCACTGATCGGGGCCGCGCCGAGGCCGAGAAGCGACGTCCGATTCGTTCAAGACCGAGGGCGCGGGCGCGTCCTACGGTGAGAACATGACCCCGCAACTGGACTTCCTCGGCATCATCACCTCCGACATGGCCGCCGCGCTGGCCTTCTATCGCAAGCTCGGGCTCGAGTTCCCCGCCGACGCCGAGGAGCAGCCCCACGTCGAAGCCACACTTCCCGGCGGCTTCCGGCTCGCTTTCGACACCGAGGACACCGTGCGCTCGTTCCATCCCGAGTGGCGCCCGCCCACCGGCGGCGGCCGGATCGGCTTGGCGTTCCGGTGCGCCGACGCCGCCGAGGTGGACTCCGTGTACGCCGAACTCGTCGACGCGGGATACACCGGCGAGCTGAAACCCTGGAACGCGGTCTGGGGCCAGCGCTACGCGACCGTCGTCGATCCGGACGGCAACGGGGTCGATCTCTACGCGCCGCTGGACTGAGCGCCGCTGAATCGGGCGCCCTCATCCCTGGTCCGCCCAGCGGCGCATCGCGGTGGTCGGTGGCGTCCGGCCGGGGCGACGCGTTGCGGGCACCGATCGGCACAACGACATGCGCGAGCGGCGCGGAGGCGGATCTCGACCCGTCGGCCGAGCTCCATCCGCCCTGAGCACGCAGACGACGTGGACTCGCGCCCGGAGGTAGATCTCGACGGTTGAGCAGTGTCGAGATCAGCCGTATCGAGCCGGGCCTCGGATCGAGCGCGACGGAATGCCGATCAGCGCGCCGGGCGGGCGGCCTGCCAGCAGGGTCACCTCACGGGTGAAGTGCGCCTGGTCGGCGTAGCCCGCGTGCGCGGCGGCGAGGGCGAGCGACATCCCGCTCCGGGCCGCCGCCAACGCACGGTGCATGCGCAGGATGCGCGCCAGCGTCTTCGGCCCGTAACCGAACGCGGCGAGCGAACGTCGGTGAAGCGCACGGGCACCGATTCCGGCGGCATCGGCGGTGGCGGCAACCGACGCGCCTGCCTGCAGCGCCGCGACGACCAGGCGCGGCAGCGGATCGAGCGCACCGAACTCGGCAGCACGGCGCAAGACGACGGCTTCCAGTGCGGCGGCCGGGTCGGACGCGACGTCGACCTCCACGGTGAGTGCGCGCACCCGCGCGACGGGCCACAGATCGGTCAGCTCCACCCGGCGGTCGCGTAGTTCGTGGGCGGGCACGCCGAGCAGTTCCGGGGCGGTGCCGGGATACAAGCGCAGCCCGGCGAACCTGGTGCCCGGCGCGGCGTCGGGTCGATACGGGCCGGTGTCCGGTCCGGCCACCAGCAGGGTGCCCTCGCGCCACAGCAGGTCGATCGACCCGTCGGGCAGGACGGGCGAGCTGTCGCCGGACTCGACGGTGCGAGTCCAGACCACCGCCCCGTCGAGCCGCGACGGCCACTCGCGATAAGCGCCCGCAGGTTCGACCACGGCCCGACCCTAACCCCGGCCACCGACAACACACCTCGGGGCCACCTCACCGTGGTGATGGCAGCACCGCGCCCGGACTACCTGGACCGATCAGCAGATCTATCGCCGCACCGACACAATTCGCATTCGGTGCGCATCCGATCACGCGGACATGCCGTCGCCGACGGCCACGCGAAAAGCGCTCGAGTCCCCGGTGCGCGCGCTGCGATGCGCGGACGCTGCCGCGGCAACGGCCCGCACCGGCTGCCGCAGCGCCGTCGGAACGCCGTCGGCGATGACAGAATCGGCCGATGGCAGACGAACTGACCTACGACGACATCGACGCCGCCGCCACGCGCATCGCCGGGCTCGTGCGCCCGATCACCGTCGCCCGTGCCGAACCCGGCGGCGATGTGTGGCTGGCCCTCGAATTCCTGCAGCACACCGGCTCGTTCAAGGCACGAGGGGCGGCGAATTTCGTGGAGGCGCAGCATGCCTCGGGCGCGTTTCCCACGGCGGGCGTGACCATCGCCTCGGGCGGGAACGCCGGCCTGGCCTGCGCGTGGGCAGCGGCCCGCCGGGGTGCGCCCGCGACGGTCTTCCTGCCCGCCACCGCACCGGCGGTCAAGGTGGAGCGCCTGCACGGCTATGGCGCACAGGTGCGACTGGAGGGTACGGAATACGCCCAGGCACTCGCCGCCAGCCGGGCTTTCGCCGCCGAGACCGGCGCGCTGGAGTCGCATGCCTACGACCACCCGCTGATCGTCGCGGGCGCGGGCACGCTGCTCATCGAAATACGGCAGGCGCTACCGGATCTCGACACGATCGTGGTGGCGGCCGGGGGCGGCGGGCTGTTCGCCGGGATCGCCACCGCGGCCGCGCGGCACGGAATACGCACCGTCGCGGTCGAACCCGTGCACTGCCGGGCGCTGAACGCCGCACTCGAGACGGGATATCCGGTGGAAGTGGAGGTCGATTCGATCGCCGCCGATTCCCTGGGCGCCCGCCGGGCCACCGCGATGGCGCTGACCGCGGCTCGGCTCGGCGACGCGGTGTCGATACTGGTCACCGACGAGCAGATCGTCGCCGCCCGGCGTGGGTTGTGGGAGGAGCGGCGGATCGCGGTCGAGTACGCCGCCGCCACCGCACTGGCCGGGCTCCGGTCCGGCGCCTATCGACCGGCCGTCGGGGAAAAGGTCTGTGTCGTGCTGTGCGGGGCCAATACCGACCCCGCGGACCTCAGCCCATGACAGCGTTCATGATGGTGCCCGCGCTGGTGGCGACGGTGCCGCCGAGCATGGCGCCGGCCACCATCTTCGGCGACTGCAGCGCGCCGCCGGTCCACTTCTCCCAGGCGAAGCGGCCACCGGCGAAAGTGATCGCGCTGACGCCGGACAGCAGCGTGAACCAGGTGAAATACCGGGTCATTTCGAGGATCTTGTCCGCCATCGGCGGTGCCTCCGGGGTCGGATTACCGACCTGGGCGAGAACCGTGCCGTAGATGTCGTGCGCCGCAGAGAGAACCGTGCTCACAGCCGTACCCCTCTTCGAAAGTCAGCATGCTCGAATACATACGGGATGAATGCCTAGCGGATATAACTGTGTCGCCGAGTACCACCGGCCGCGTTGCCTGCCCGGTCGTCGAACGCCGGGCCGGAGATCGGAATCGGTCGATCGCGCGAACCGCCGTCGAGCATGCTACTAGCAAACTCACCGAAATCTAGGGCACCACGACGAATCCGTGGCCGAGTGGTGATCTGTTCTCAGGGGACTCTCATGGCTACCGGGGCCGTCGTCTCAGGATCGCCGTGTTGACTCTTCGACGGCTGCCCCTCTCGGCTTCCTCTGGACCGGGCGGTAGGCAGCGCCAACTTCCCGCTTCGCGAGGCCGTCGACCAGATCAGGACGACACCGGCTGCGGCTCCCGCGTCTGCTCGGTCGCGGGCTGTGCCGCGGCCGGGGTGTGGGTCGATCGCCGGGAGGCGAGCACGAACAGCACGACCAGCAGCACGCTCAACCACACGTAGGTGTTGCCGACGAAATGCTGCGACCCCGTCCACTCCGATTCCCGTTCCTCGCCGTTGGGCAGCCAGTTCTGCGGCCCGTAGACGAACACCGCGGCCGTCACCACCGCGACCGCGCACGGCAGAACCGCCCGCCGCCACGGCATCCGCACCGCGTAGGCGACGACTGCGAACAGGGCCGGGGCGATCCACACCCAGTGGTGGGACCAGGAGATCGGCGAGACCAGCAGAGTGAACACGGCGTTGATCGCCAACGCGAGCGCGGGCAGCCCGGCCGCCCGGCGCATCGCCGTGATCACCAGGGCCAGCACCAGCGCACCCACCACCAGCCAGACCACCGTGAACGCGGGCTCGGGCACCTTCAGGCGGGCCAGCACGGCCTGGATCGACTGATTGGTGTGGAAGGCCGAGCCGCTGAGGCCGTCGACGTTCATGCCGCCGAACCAGTAGGTCATCGAGGCGTCGGGCAGGATCGCGAAGCTCAGCGCGGTCGCCACGGCGCCGGTGATCGCGGCGGTGACCGCCGCCTTGTAGTCCTTGCGGATCAGGAAGTACAGCACGAACGCCGCGGGCGTCAGCTTGACCGCCGCGGCGATGCCGACCAGCATGCCGCGCCGCCATTTCGGCTTCTCGGTCAGGCAGTCGGCGGCCACCAGCGCCATCAGCAGCAGGTTGACCTGACCGAAGTCGAGGGTCGCGTGGGTCGGCTCGAGCAGCATCGCGAGCGGGACCGCGCAGGCGGTCGCGAACAGGGCGGTGCGCCGCTGCTCCTCTCCCGGCCATACCCGGCGCGCCACCAGGTACAGCGTCAGCGTCAGCGCCGCCACGGAGGTGAGGAAGAAGGCGAAGGCGGCGATGTCCCAGGGCAGCAGCGCGAAGGGCGCGAGCACCAGTGCCGCGAACGGCGGATAGATGAACGGCAGCCCGATGCCTATGGTGGTCTGCGGTAGCTGGCCGTACATGTCGCCACCGTGCCGCAGGGCGTCGATACCGAGCCGGTAGACCTGCAGATCGATGAAGCCGCCGGTGATCTCCTCGAACGGCCACAGCGGCCTGGTCAGGCACACGGTGGAGAACACGACGAGCAGCAACGGCGCCAGCCATGCCGAACGCCTCGAGCGGCGGTTCGACGGCCTGGGCGCACTCTCGCGTACAGAACTACTCATCCGCGCCGACTATACGGACCTGTTCGGCTCGCTTCGGCAGCAGTCGCCAGATCCGCGCTGCTCAGGCAGTTTGCCGCTGGATAACAGGGCCGATCCGGCGAGATCTCCAGCCACACACGGGCCGCGGCGGCCGCCGTCGTGAACCGCTTCGTGTCACCGACATCCGCGATCCCCTCGGTCGCCTCCTCGGCCCGCTCGCCGACGCCGACCCGCATGTCATCGCACACCACACCGGACACGGCGCGTCGCGACCATCGAGTGATCCCGTTCCGTAGGAGATGCAGGAGCGCTCCCAGCCGGGTAGCTTCTCGTCTCGGGTCAGGTGACCTGATCGGGATTCGGAGTGGTGAGCAGTGCGGTCTGACGGAGTGCCGCGGCAGGTTCCGGCACGAGCGCGGACCGCGATGTCGCGGCGGGTTCGCTATGCGAACTTGTCGCGCGTATTGAGCGCCGCTGTGGAAGCCGACCCCGACAGCGTGCTGGTCACCCTCGGAGTCGACCGCCGCGAACTCGACAAGCGGTCGACACGGTGGGCACGCATCCTGCTCGCGCGCGGGATCGGGGCGCGCGATCTGGTGATCGTGTCGGTGTCGTCGCCGGTGGACGCGGTGACGGCGATGTGGGCGGTGGCCAAGGCCGGGGCGGCGTTCGGTCCCGGACTCCCGGAACTGCTCGCCCGCGCCCGCCTCGGCATCACCACCGCCCGCGACCTCGCCCACGAGCCCGCGGGCTCGATCTCCTGGCTGCTCATGGACGATCCGCGCCTGCGCGCCGAAGCCGAACGCCACCTCGGCGAGCCGATCGTGCAAGCCGAACGGGTGCGCCCGGTGACCGCCGAGGACCCGGCCTGGCTGTACACCCGCACCGGCGCGAACGGGGTCGAGATCGTCACCGTGAACCACGACGAGGTCGCGCACACGCTGCCCCCGCATGATGCCGTCCCGCCGGAACTCGACCTGTTCACACCGGCGGAACAGCAGGAGCACCCCGCCACCCGGCTGGTGCGACTGCTGTTGTCCTCCTGGCATTTCCGGCCCGCCCCGGCCGAGGTCCCCGACCCGCCGCAGACGCTGGCCGGTCTGTTCGACGCCGTGGTCGCCCGCCATCCCGACGCGATCGCGCTCAGCTCCGACACCGGCCGCTGGACCTATACCGAAATCGACGGGCGCGCGAATCGCCTGGCCCGCAGGCTGATCGCCCACGGCGTCGGCCCCGAGACGATCGCCGCGGTCCTGCTGCCGCGTGGCGTGGACCAGGTGGTTGCCCTGCTGGCGGTGGTCAAAGCGGGCGGGGCGTATCTGCCGATCGATCCCGCCTACCCGGCCGAACGCATCGCCTATCTGCTCGACGACGCACGGCCGGTATGCGCCCTCATCGACGGCACCGCGGAGATGCCGGTCAACCTGCCGACTCTCACCGTCGACGACGACACCGCTTTCCCGAGCGAACCGATCACCGATCAGGAGCGCCGCACCCCGCTACGTCCGGACCATCTCGCGTACGTCATCTACACCTCCGGCTCCACCGGCCGTCCCAAGGGCGTGCAGATCCCGCACCGCAATGTGCTCGCCCTGTTCGACAGCACCCGCGCGCTGTTCGATTTCGACCACACCGACGTGTGGACGATGTTCCACTCCTCCGCCTTCGACTTCTCGGTGTGGGAGATGTGGGGCGCGCTGCTGCACGGCGGCCGCCTGCACCTGGTCGACCTCGACACCGCCCGCTCCCCCGCCCGGTTGCGCGCCCTGCTCGGCGCCGAACAGGTCACCGTGCTCAACCAGACCCCGTCGGCCTTCCACCAGCTGTGCGCCGCCGACAGAGACATCGCAGGTGAACACGGTCACGAGCCGCTGTCCTTGCGCCACATCATCTTCGGCGGCGAGGCCCTGGACCAGCGCAGCCTCACCGATTGGTTCGACCGCCACGGCGAGGACTCCCCCCGCCTGGTGAACATGTACGGCACCACCGAGACCACCGTGCACGCCACCCATCACGCGCTGACCCGGTCCGGTCCGGGCGGTATCGGCACCGGCCTGCCCGGCCTGCGGGTGCTCGTCCTCGACCAGCGTCTACACCCGGTGCCTTTCGGCGTCACCGGTGAGATCTATCTGGCCGGTCTCCAGGTGGCCCGCGGCTACCACCATCGCCCCGACCTCACCGCGACCCGTTTCGTCGCCGACCCGCTGGGCGGGGGCGTCCGCCTCTACCGCACCGGCGACCTCGGCGCCTGGGGCCGCGACGGCACGCTGCGCTACCTCGGTCGCGCCGACGACCAGGTGCAGGTGCGCGGTTTCCGGGTCGAACTCGGCGAGGTCGAGGCCGCCGTGCTGGCCGCGCCCGGCGTACGGAGCGCGGCCGTGCTGGCCCGCGAGGATGTCGGCGGCACCCGGCAGCTGGTCGCCTACGTCACCGGCACCGACGATCACGCCGCCGTCCGCGACGCCGTCGCGAGAATCCTTCCGCACCACATGGTCCCGTCGTCGGTGGTACCCCTCGACACACTGCCGCTGACCGCCCACGGCAAACTCGACCGCGCCGCCCTACCCGCCCCCGTGGTCGCCACCGCCTACCGCGCCCCGCGCGACGAGGTGGAACACGCTGTCGCCGCCGCCTTCGCCGAGGTCCTCGGCCTGCCCCGGATCGGCGTCGACGACGACTTCTTCGCCCTCGGCGGCACCTCGCTGCGGATGTTCGGCCTGCAACGGGCCCTCGCCACCCGCCTCGACGCCGAGGTCCCGGTGACGACTCTGCTCGAAGCGGGCACCGTCGCCGAACTCGCCCGCCGCCTGCGCGAGAACCCGGCGCCGACCCGCACCGAAGGCCCGCTCGCCGACACCGCGCTCGATCCCGAGATCACTCCCGCCGGCCTGCTCGCACACCGCGGACCCGCCACCGACGTCCTGCTCACCGGCGCCACCGGTTTCCTGGGCGCCTACCTGCTGCGTGAACTCCTCGACCGCACCACCGCCCGCGTCTGGTGCCTGGTGCGCGCGGCGAGCGTCGAACACGGCATGGCCCGCATCCACACCACGCTCGAGAACTACCGACTGTGGGAGCCCGGCTTCGCGACCAGGATCATCGCCGTTCCCGGTGATCTCGCCGCTCCCGACCTCGGCCTGTCCGGGCCCGACCGCGCGCGCCTGGCCGAGCAGATCCACGTGATCTATCACAACGGCGCCCGTGTCAACCATCTCGAACCGTATGCCCGGCTGCGACAGGCCAATGTCGAGGGCACCAGGGAAGTCCTGCGCCTGGCCACCACCGCCCACGCCAAACCCGTCCACTTCGTCTCCACCACCGGCTCCGTCGTCGCGGCGGGCGAGACCACTCCCGTCACCGAGGACACCGCCCGCGCGGCAGCCGATCTCATCGACAGCGGCTACGTCATCAGCAAGTGGACCGCCGAGCAGCTGCTGTTCCAGGCCCGCGACCGCGGTCTGCCCGTGCGCGTCTACCGCCCCGGATTGATTTCCGGCGACCTGCAATTCGGCGCCCACAACCCCGACGACAGCTTCTGGAACATGATCCGCGCCGCCGCCCTCCTCGGCGCCGCGCCCGACGTGGTCGATGCCACCGTCTCTCTCACCCCCGTCACCTACGTGGCCCGCGCTCTCGTCGAGATCTCCCTGCGCGCCCCCCGCGCCACCGCCTTCCACCTCGTCAACCGCATCCCGGTGCCCGTAGCCGCGGTGCTCGACGCCCTGCGCCGCAACGGCTTCGACATCACCACCGCCGACCCCGCCGAGATCAGCGCCCGACTGCACCACGAAGCCCACCGCCGCGACGCCGCGGGCGACGACACCCTCGTCCGCGCCGCCCTGCTCAGCACCGGCTACACCGACGGCATCGCCACCCTCGACTTCGACGACACCAACACCCGAACCACCCTGCGCGGCACCGGCATCGCCTGCCCCGCCCTCACCCCCGCCGACCTCGACACCTACATCCGCGCCTTCCGCACCACCGGTTTCCTCCCCGCCCCCGACCCCGC from Nocardia higoensis includes the following:
- a CDS encoding D-arabinono-1,4-lactone oxidase, whose translation is MTKWVNWAGDQQCAPARIARPGDPGEVAEILARAADNGQTVRVAGAGHSFTDTVLTDGALVDLSRMNRVLHLDAHSGLIRVEAGATLNTISTAAHAAGLAFPNLGDIDVQTIAGATATGTHGTGATLQNLSAALHSIQIVRADGGVVEVNEDDDPEAWRAARVGLGALGVVTAVTLRMVPSFVLEGVERPEPVEDLLADLDLHVNGNEHFEFYMFGHSPLAMTKRNNRVDLPEQPRGALADWFGDILLNNHAFDLLCKLGRSRPRAIPYIHKAAAYAGSYRRQIDRSYRVFASPRLVRFTEMEYALPREHSAEAIRAIKDVASRFDTPMPIEVRWVAPDDALLSPAGGRETCYIAVHQYQGMEWEPFFRACESVFDSFHGRPHWGKRHFQTADTLRERYPHWERFRRVRERFDPQGLFANDYLNRVLGPVG
- a CDS encoding SIR2 family NAD-dependent protein deacylase; this encodes MTTPWRARPGRIGVLTGAGISTDSGIPDFRGPSGVWTKNPIAELLSTYDAYLSDPDLRVRSWEARRDNPAWQARPNAAHRALVELERAGRAVTIITQNIDRLHQRAGSAPDRVVEIHGNMFEVVCVGCPYEDSMENTLARVAAGEPDPPCPRCGGILKAATVMFGQQLDRRTVTKAVLTAQTSDIFLAVGSSLQVEPAASMCSLAVEAGAALIIVNAEQTPYDHLATEIFREPIGIALPRLVNDILSA
- a CDS encoding oxygenase MpaB family protein, coding for MTASAAVEKSTAPKLPPRRPFHPGTRMWDETGLITFSLTAGSAFLLQTMEPTISAVVDEHSTFRTDPMGRALRSLSSVMMWVYAGEGGIDEADRLRSMHASLNTVDASGFKHQALNSFSWAWVLHTGTYAFTKNAKYFSRKPMTDAEKQEYYEEGLQLMRNFSVAPKEIPADYAAFEKFFDDVVENHLQATDTARDYLRTIRSVAAPKQLPKFLHPVWKAAAAPVGRMQYFCTVGTTPEVARRKLGLKWTAADERKLVVLGWFLARLVPLLPERVRYFPIAYEARKVERDKARLRKVIQTRPI
- a CDS encoding arsenate reductase ArsC; translation: MAHKPSVLFVCVHNAARSQMAAGFLDALAGDRLEARSAGVDPADALDPTVVAVMAEVGIDLSDHTPRRLTDEAVGISDVVVTIGCGDACPYFPGISYRDWMLPDPQGESIEVVRGIRDRIRILGENLIGELLPSNAH
- a CDS encoding VOC family protein, coding for MTPQLDFLGIITSDMAAALAFYRKLGLEFPADAEEQPHVEATLPGGFRLAFDTEDTVRSFHPEWRPPTGGGRIGLAFRCADAAEVDSVYAELVDAGYTGELKPWNAVWGQRYATVVDPDGNGVDLYAPLD
- a CDS encoding helix-turn-helix domain-containing protein, yielding MVEPAGAYREWPSRLDGAVVWTRTVESGDSSPVLPDGSIDLLWREGTLLVAGPDTGPYRPDAAPGTRFAGLRLYPGTAPELLGVPAHELRDRRVELTDLWPVARVRALTVEVDVASDPAAALEAVVLRRAAEFGALDPLPRLVVAALQAGASVAATADAAGIGARALHRRSLAAFGYGPKTLARILRMHRALAAARSGMSLALAAAHAGYADQAHFTREVTLLAGRPPGALIGIPSRSIRGPARYG
- a CDS encoding serine/threonine dehydratase, which translates into the protein MADELTYDDIDAAATRIAGLVRPITVARAEPGGDVWLALEFLQHTGSFKARGAANFVEAQHASGAFPTAGVTIASGGNAGLACAWAAARRGAPATVFLPATAPAVKVERLHGYGAQVRLEGTEYAQALAASRAFAAETGALESHAYDHPLIVAGAGTLLIEIRQALPDLDTIVVAAGGGGLFAGIATAAARHGIRTVAVEPVHCRALNAALETGYPVEVEVDSIAADSLGARRATAMALTAARLGDAVSILVTDEQIVAARRGLWEERRIAVEYAAATALAGLRSGAYRPAVGEKVCVVLCGANTDPADLSP
- a CDS encoding glycosyltransferase 87 family protein, which codes for MSSSVRESAPRPSNRRSRRSAWLAPLLLVVFSTVCLTRPLWPFEEITGGFIDLQVYRLGIDALRHGGDMYGQLPQTTIGIGLPFIYPPFAALVLAPFALLPWDIAAFAFFLTSVAALTLTLYLVARRVWPGEEQRRTALFATACAVPLAMLLEPTHATLDFGQVNLLLMALVAADCLTEKPKWRRGMLVGIAAAVKLTPAAFVLYFLIRKDYKAAVTAAITGAVATALSFAILPDASMTYWFGGMNVDGLSGSAFHTNQSIQAVLARLKVPEPAFTVVWLVVGALVLALVITAMRRAAGLPALALAINAVFTLLVSPISWSHHWVWIAPALFAVVAYAVRMPWRRAVLPCAVAVVTAAVFVYGPQNWLPNGEERESEWTGSQHFVGNTYVWLSVLLVVLFVLASRRSTHTPAAAQPATEQTREPQPVSS
- a CDS encoding amino acid adenylation domain-containing protein, translated to MEADPDSVLVTLGVDRRELDKRSTRWARILLARGIGARDLVIVSVSSPVDAVTAMWAVAKAGAAFGPGLPELLARARLGITTARDLAHEPAGSISWLLMDDPRLRAEAERHLGEPIVQAERVRPVTAEDPAWLYTRTGANGVEIVTVNHDEVAHTLPPHDAVPPELDLFTPAEQQEHPATRLVRLLLSSWHFRPAPAEVPDPPQTLAGLFDAVVARHPDAIALSSDTGRWTYTEIDGRANRLARRLIAHGVGPETIAAVLLPRGVDQVVALLAVVKAGGAYLPIDPAYPAERIAYLLDDARPVCALIDGTAEMPVNLPTLTVDDDTAFPSEPITDQERRTPLRPDHLAYVIYTSGSTGRPKGVQIPHRNVLALFDSTRALFDFDHTDVWTMFHSSAFDFSVWEMWGALLHGGRLHLVDLDTARSPARLRALLGAEQVTVLNQTPSAFHQLCAADRDIAGEHGHEPLSLRHIIFGGEALDQRSLTDWFDRHGEDSPRLVNMYGTTETTVHATHHALTRSGPGGIGTGLPGLRVLVLDQRLHPVPFGVTGEIYLAGLQVARGYHHRPDLTATRFVADPLGGGVRLYRTGDLGAWGRDGTLRYLGRADDQVQVRGFRVELGEVEAAVLAAPGVRSAAVLAREDVGGTRQLVAYVTGTDDHAAVRDAVARILPHHMVPSSVVPLDTLPLTAHGKLDRAALPAPVVATAYRAPRDEVEHAVAAAFAEVLGLPRIGVDDDFFALGGTSLRMFGLQRALATRLDAEVPVTTLLEAGTVAELARRLRENPAPTRTEGPLADTALDPEITPAGLLAHRGPATDVLLTGATGFLGAYLLRELLDRTTARVWCLVRAASVEHGMARIHTTLENYRLWEPGFATRIIAVPGDLAAPDLGLSGPDRARLAEQIHVIYHNGARVNHLEPYARLRQANVEGTREVLRLATTAHAKPVHFVSTTGSVVAAGETTPVTEDTARAAADLIDSGYVISKWTAEQLLFQARDRGLPVRVYRPGLISGDLQFGAHNPDDSFWNMIRAAALLGAAPDVVDATVSLTPVTYVARALVEISLRAPRATAFHLVNRIPVPVAAVLDALRRNGFDITTADPAEISARLHHEAHRRDAAGDDTLVRAALLSTGYTDGIATLDFDDTNTRTTLRGTGIACPALTPADLDTYIRAFRTTGFLPAPDPAPSRPTLSG